A stretch of Dryobates pubescens isolate bDryPub1 chromosome 35, bDryPub1.pri, whole genome shotgun sequence DNA encodes these proteins:
- the OPTC gene encoding opticin — protein sequence MWALTWLSVASLCLGAAWAVPAGGERRKVEKLKAELALYGNLDLGSYDSTLDSYGEILDLGNYEEPYDYGDLAPKIEVGTLAPRPRDPTALPHLATTAETLELQPPTSPSPPAPSPAQGLPSCLLCLCISTSVYCDDADLEHIPLLPPETTYLYARFNRIGAIRAGDFTGLKQLKRIDLSSNSISWADADAFRLLPSLQELILPENRLRALPELPRSIVRLDARLNSIPSAGLRPEAFRDLKQLQFLHLSDNQLDYIPAPLPESLRSLHLQNNNIQTMHQDTFCDSHDHGRGRRLLEDVCLDGNPINLGLFPDAYFCLPRLPTGRFS from the exons ATGTGGGCACTGACCTGGCTGAGCGTCGCCAGCCTGTGCCTGGGGGCAGCTTGGGCTGTGCCAGccgggggggagaggaggaaggtggaGAAGCTGAAAGCTGAGCTTGCACTCTATGGCAACCTGGACCTGGGCAGCTACGACTCGACCCTGGACAGCTACGGCGAGATCCTTGACCTCGGCAACTATGAGGAGCCCTACGACTACGGTGACCTTGCTCCAAAG atCGAGGTTGGCACCTTGGCTCCTCGCCCCAGGGACCCCACGGCTCTCCCACACTTGGCCACCACTGCTGAgaccctggagctgcagcctccaaccagccccagccccccagcacccagccctgctcagg gcctgcccagctgcctgctgtgcctgtgcaTTAGCACCTCTGTCTACTGTGACGACGCTGACCTGGAGCacatccctctgctgcccccagagaCCACCTACCTCTACGCTCGCTTCAACCGCATCGGCGCCATCCGCGCCGGCGACTTCACCGGGCTGA AGCAGCTGAAGCGAATAGACCTGAGCAGCAATTCCATCTCCTGGGCGGACGCCGACGCCTTccgcctgctgcccagcctgcaggagctgatccTGCCCGAGAACAGGCTGCGGGCCCTGCCCGAGCTGCCCCGCAGCATCGTGCGCCTGGACGCGCGGCTCAACAGCATCCCCAGCGCCGGGCTGCGGCCGGAAGCCTTCCGG GACCTGAAGCAGCTGCAGTTTCTCCATCTCTCTGATAACCAACTGGATTATATCCCAGCACCGCTGCCCGAGAGCCTGCgctccctgcacctccag AACAACAACATCCAGACCATGCACCAGGACACCTTCTGTGACAGCCACGACCACGGCCGGGGccgcaggctgctggaggacgTCTGCCTGGACGGGAACCCAATCAACCTTGGCCTCTTCCCCGACGCCTACTTCTGCCTGCCCCGCCTGCCCACAGGCCGCTTCTCctga